From one Micromonospora siamensis genomic stretch:
- a CDS encoding PAS domain-containing sensor histidine kinase, which produces MPEHTDLAALIAGHGRVIEMINAGEGGVAVLTRLLRVVQPAIGAASLAFVEFTPTGGRVIAATGIAEWAIGRPVSITDPAVVCLLRGPRVRQVRSHHIPGPFADELADHGLCRMVVARAEIAGRTVGSLHALYPDDDRPADDTERDVLGYIASCVAHMYGDQSGLPVHGDGPVVAALADGLAVVDRDGQVRLWNPAAAQVTGVAPVEAIDRPLPFPIPPSGQVLDHRLPEGRWLKITSGELPGPGGLRVVTFRDITVQQRRDQDRDLFVAVTSHELRTPVTVIKGYADTLTDHWESLTDTDRRQAARVIGQRANELARLVDRLLTSAADDRPDGSAPIPFDLAETLRAAVADLPSELRRRVVLDLPAGLPKALGERQTLTTVLTELSTNAGKYSPPDSPIEITATSRDRVVSFRVSDRGIGIRPEHVERAFDRFWQGESGDRRGYPGAGLGLYLVRRIVEQQNGWVSLRPRDGGGTVAEVRLPCG; this is translated from the coding sequence ATGCCGGAGCACACCGATCTTGCCGCCCTGATCGCCGGTCACGGCCGGGTGATCGAAATGATCAACGCCGGTGAGGGTGGGGTCGCCGTCCTCACCCGGCTGCTCAGGGTCGTCCAGCCGGCGATCGGGGCGGCCAGCCTGGCGTTCGTCGAGTTCACTCCCACCGGGGGCCGGGTGATCGCCGCGACCGGCATCGCCGAGTGGGCTATCGGTCGGCCCGTCTCGATCACCGACCCGGCAGTGGTCTGCCTGTTGCGCGGGCCGCGGGTGCGGCAGGTGCGCAGCCACCACATCCCGGGGCCGTTCGCGGACGAGTTGGCCGACCACGGGCTGTGCCGGATGGTGGTGGCCCGCGCCGAGATCGCCGGCCGCACCGTCGGCAGCCTGCACGCCCTCTACCCCGACGACGACCGGCCGGCCGACGACACGGAACGGGACGTGCTGGGCTACATCGCCTCCTGCGTCGCCCACATGTACGGCGACCAGAGCGGCCTGCCCGTGCACGGGGACGGGCCGGTGGTGGCGGCGCTCGCCGACGGCCTGGCGGTGGTCGACCGGGACGGTCAGGTCCGGCTCTGGAACCCGGCCGCCGCCCAGGTCACCGGGGTCGCCCCGGTCGAGGCGATCGACCGTCCGCTGCCGTTTCCGATCCCCCCGTCCGGTCAGGTGCTCGACCACCGCCTCCCGGAGGGCCGCTGGTTGAAGATCACCTCGGGCGAGCTGCCCGGTCCGGGTGGCCTGCGGGTGGTGACGTTCCGCGACATCACCGTCCAGCAGCGCCGCGACCAGGACCGGGACCTGTTCGTGGCGGTCACCAGCCACGAGCTGCGTACCCCGGTCACGGTGATCAAGGGGTACGCGGACACCCTCACCGACCACTGGGAGTCGCTGACCGACACCGACCGGCGGCAGGCGGCCCGGGTCATCGGCCAGCGCGCCAACGAGCTGGCCCGCCTGGTGGACCGGCTGCTCACCTCCGCCGCCGACGACCGGCCGGACGGCAGCGCCCCGATCCCGTTCGACCTGGCGGAGACGCTGCGGGCGGCGGTCGCCGACCTGCCGTCGGAGCTGCGCCGCCGGGTCGTCCTGGACCTGCCGGCCGGGCTGCCCAAGGCGCTCGGGGAGCGGCAGACGCTGACCACCGTGCTGACCGAGCTGAGCACCAACGCCGGCAAGTACTCCCCACCCGACTCCCCGATCGAGATCACCGCGACGTCGCGGGACCGGGTGGTCTCGTTCCGGGTCAGCGATCGGGGCATCGGCATCCGCCCGGAGCACGTGGAACGCGCCTTCGACCGGTTCTGGCAGGGCGAGTCGGGGGACCGGCGCGGCTACCCGGGCGCCGGGCTCGGCCTCTATCTGGTC